The Nicotiana tomentosiformis chromosome 2, ASM39032v3, whole genome shotgun sequence genome includes the window ATTTTCAAAATGCATCAGTACTAAAGGAATGTTTATTAATTATGTTAAGGTAAGTCTTGATTAAGTATATATGGCTCAAGTTGatttatttttaattgtttgTAGATAGTAGGAGCTCTCACAGAAGAGGAGTTGTTGCAGGTACTTATTAGATTTTATTGATCTATGACCAATTAGTTTGCTAAGAGGTTTCAACTACATatatttctttttttcctttctgAGATTTCTTATACAAAATCTATTTGAAATGTTGCAGGAACAGCAACTGCAGTTTCAGTTGCAGGGGCATTTGGAATAGGAGCTGGTGTATGGTACTTGAAGAAACTGAGAGCCAAAGCACCAGTAACTCATGGTGTTCAAACCAATGAGAATAGACTTTTCTGAGAGAATCTTTTGAAGTAAAAAAGAAATTGCtgtatttcttcttttcttttccacttttctttaccatttttcaagtttttttcccttctctcttttaatttttttatatagcATAATCTTGCACTTTAATTGGTTCTGTTTGTAAGTTAAAGGAACCAACTTTTTGGTCTTGCATGTTTGGCATTGCTTGTATGTGGAGTAAGGAATGTCTTAGGGAAAACTTTGCTGCTCTGCACCTTGAGGTCATGTTTGTTACACAATAGCCGGACAAATTcactgtttattttttctagccgGTGTACATTGATTATACGCAGTTATAcatgaattaaacatatattatatatctgCTGGCTATTTTTTAGTTTAAGAGATTAGGtgagcggctatttgggttaattcttcttttttCAGCTCCCTTTCCTATGGGAACCAAATTCGGGTCTAAGTAAAGATTCCAAGAATACCCAAAACCAGTTAAGTTGGTTGATTGTATAATGTATAGTTCATCTATTTGATTACCTCTAATGTCTAGTTTTGAGCTTGAACTTTTGTTGCAATCTGTACTCTTGGTAGCAGAGCTAATGAAGATTATAGAAGCATATACAACTCAACAAGCGATACAAAAGTTACTCCTTTGATGTTATATTACACCCTTCTAAAATCCATTGTCATTCTCAAAAAAACAAACAGTGTGCTATAAACTATGAGGAATACAACTTTCTCCATATCTCAAAGAAACTTAAAACTCCAAAATCCTGAATCTTTCTTGAACTTTCTAAATATGGTATACGTTAAGTGTAAATTAAACTTTGAGGCATTAAAAAATGCTGCCAAAGATATACAGGGAATGGTGATTGGaaaaggaaagaagaaattttgtaTAATTAGCAAGGTTCATTGACAACACATTGAAGAGGACCAGCATCAGAAGTTAAAGAGGGAGTTAACGATCCTTGAGCAACAATAAACGATTGTCCTCTTGTGTATTTTGGAGCAATACTTCCATATCCAGATGGATTAAAATATGCTCCATTCAAAAACACATCCTTGGAAGACCTCCATTTCCAACtcttccatcctttttcttcagtCTCCCTCTTAGTGACCTGTAATATATATCATAACTAATATAAGATCATCTATATATAGCGATGCGATGGCATAAGTCTAAGTTGTTTTTTGTCTCTAGTTTCTAAATTTGTGGTTCTCAGAAAAGTAAAACTTCAAATTGGAAAAGGAATGAAGAAGTGAATATATCTGATCTTCTTGACACTGAAGAATAGCTTGATATTTGCATACCTCTTTGTTGTAAGCTTTGTCAGGAGCAATGAAATAATTTCCCTCACTGAATATTGTTGGATCTGCACTCCCACCAATGGCATACATTAACCATTGATCATAATAATTATTGGCCACATGAGCATAACCATATCTAACCCTGTAACACAAATTATTGTCAATAATTGAATAatcttaattattgttgaatactAGGTTCAACAGCGTCTTACATTCACAATTCCAAATTATTGTGATTAATCTTGGATAATCTCTTAATTATGTACCTTGGCATCCTTTGAACTAGTTCACGGCCAAAATGGTTGAATACTACTGTGACTTTCATGCTTCTGTCTGCAGTATATTGATCATTGTGCCCCAACAACATGACCTGGAAATTTGATTTAAGGTCAGAACTAAAAAGATCACCTCATCTTTCTGTCAAAGGTGGATCCAagattttatttcatttaatgTGGATTATTGTACAACCGAATCAATCAACCATACCTCAATTTCAAGTCAGTTGGGGTGACAACTTATTATAAATgtacatatttttttttaaaaatcactaCATATAGTTTGACTCGAAAAATTGGAGATCACTTACTTTGTCATGCTCAGTGAAGTAATTGTTGGAGATAGTTACTGCAGTTGAAGCATGAATAACATCGAGTAGGCCATCCGTTGCACGGGCAAGATAACAATGATCAATCCAAACATTCAACGAACCAAACACACTTATGGCATCACCATCAGAGCCTAATCTTTCACCAACATGTTCAGGACTACTACGAACCATCCCTTTTTTACCAGGCTTACAATCATGGATACTAATCCCATGAATAATAACATTTGTAACATAGTCCAATGTAATGCATGGACCATTAGAAATCTCAACTTTTGCACCTCTGCCGTCTATAGTCTTGTGACTA containing:
- the LOC104094566 gene encoding probable pectate lyase 16 is translated as MAKSTSFQLLSWLLICSVSTVVASKPSHEHETKAVDDYLPSYYPQPHKNLLNVIDSCWRLNHDWSSNRKALADCAIGFGSNAIGGKYGDIYVVTDPSDDPANPEPGTLRYGVIQSEPLWIIFKRDMVLTLKNELMVNSHKTIDGRGAKVEISNGPCITLDYVTNVIIHGISIHDCKPGKKGMVRSSPEHVGERLGSDGDAISVFGSLNVWIDHCYLARATDGLLDVIHASTAVTISNNYFTEHDKVMLLGHNDQYTADRSMKVTVVFNHFGRELVQRMPRVRYGYAHVANNYYDQWLMYAIGGSADPTIFSEGNYFIAPDKAYNKEVTKRETEEKGWKSWKWRSSKDVFLNGAYFNPSGYGSIAPKYTRGQSFIVAQGSLTPSLTSDAGPLQCVVNEPC